A genomic region of Solanum dulcamara chromosome 2, daSolDulc1.2, whole genome shotgun sequence contains the following coding sequences:
- the LOC129880423 gene encoding uncharacterized protein LOC129880423 isoform X2, producing the protein MKRRREGTDSDGATETEDMTSYKTVFIDTNLDTHLAVIISHSDTVSDIKKKIVLEHLRCFPEIRELKISSVKVKRKGHYYHLPDTMLVRSVFEGIKKGWFLSIDASRIQCPRNDQGLLCIEAENILPCDSFNEMDKHKVFVTTESHPAHESLASSSIVKQKEVAKVIGEFKSVKPPDNSQELSPRSGPVAKKRKLKHKEDVLNLPVTGTSTSNRGMDNDSECKIVGNDTTSTNSNEGERENINMKLVDVSAEPLINQCSDPSKVSKLGMKKSRMGRASAEVSGEKDELRGNTNNDTLGETSHSETVANKVKILGIKESSRGSTEFNHRDILKIAIPENSTAGKPIKEALAEETLGDQSVRTDTSHKKRKKSKKRKGEDSLTCHDEVASMVLGSTDKFEGTRGLEQKEGVEMKIFDKLTDVDSTIHVTQSKLKETSPVKDQTSNKECPAPICKDICEMNLVGRPILESIVSGDDELGTDVANITGEQKLIPNSDFEMPMSENLGDPSTRGPVPSYHLGNLQGAAENSFGRKRSRAKKSTSHQKSDMKNIVGAYQNAYASDQDIVRNDCSSDATTKVGRMPKTDVDPINEIGKEGKLSVTQAAETSLPSDNNKATGATKEQVLSAKRALDDKENIESGNASSMKRKKKSRKKSAEKIRDKLDGEDDIMVNCPSLPAGIGSTTDPVTEQSKKGEILFDAEVLHICLNTEEKGSPHNEDLVQAQSATCRSSDYAKAEMTIKEVETISMAPFDVKVAEGHGNSGRSKKKKTKMEVSTYINDVSCAPSSTQDPSANPFVEGSNQDKNALSASKREGASEQVSKSAYTAGSHHQVEKATCIEAELPSVEEKGNEVEHLLLNQTDKNLEILSIAEKRLKMKTKKSQSSKKSKSILPFQDQEGSHKDLAASNDNLEDENPLPEPMEMDESGKSIHVDQYGGTKLENQRNSGIHSNFESSREDVGNADSFPVPSHTLTKGVLEEMHVPDVNTDKSDGINFKQYFVPGQQGEVASKKPMKSNRDTKASRKSKDGMTSRGFLEDILKSRIEVALPNRSSAQGDKTLEEAGKLATYDAPAYKKKSEESTDKSTSSSSSSSKGSDKFPEDNRRQTGSEIQSLSTRNTKVRTANIEDCTQPKKGLLPKSGPKFGDSRSRRYDSKEGGNSDSTTETSSNSSSSGNSVEESEISQASTPEGANVAKRNDDAGKRKLNSK; encoded by the exons GACACTATGCTTGTTAGAAGTGTTTTTGAGGGTATCAAAAAGGGATGGTTCCTTTCTATTGATGCTTCTAGAATTCAATGCCCTCGAAATGACCAAGGATTACTTTGCATTGAAGCTGAAAATATTCTCCCCTGTGATTCATTCAATGAAATGGATAAACACAAGGTTTTTGTGACTACTGAATCTCACCCAGCTCATGAGAGCTTGGCATCTAGCTCCATCGTGAAACAGAAGGAAGTTGCCAAGGTCATTGGTGAATTCAAGAGTGTGAAGCCCCCAGATAATTCACAGGAACTTTCTCCCAGATCTGGTCCTGTGGCTAAGAAGCGTAAATTGAAGCACAAAGAAGATGTACTCAACCTTCCGGTAACAGGTACCAGCACTTCAAATCGTGGCATGGACAATGATTCTGAATGTAAAATTGTTGGGAATGATACTACTTCGACAAATTCAAATGAAGGAGAACGGGAAAATATAAACATGAAACTGGTAGATGTCAGTGCTGAACCTTTAATAAACCAATGTTCTGATCCCAGTAAGGTGTCAAAACTGGGAATGAAGAAAAGCAGGATGGGTAGGGCAAGTGCTGAAGTCTCTGGTGAGAAGGATGAGCTACGTGGAAATACGAACAATGATACACTTGGCGAAACATCACATTCTGAGACTGTTGCAAATAAAGTTAAGATTTTGGGTATCAAGGAAAGCAGTCGAGGTTCCACCGAGTTCAATCATAGGGATATCTTGAAGATCGCTATTCCAGAGAACTCCACAGCAGGTAAACCAATAAAGGAAGCTTTAGCAGAAGAAACGTTGGGGGACCAATCTGTGAGAACAGATACATCCcataagaagaggaagaagagcaaAAAAAGGAAGGGGGAGGACTCATTGACATGCCATGATGAGGTTGCCAGCATGGTTCTGGGTTCCACTGATAAATTTGAGGGAACTAGGGGATTAGAGCAAAAGGAAGGAGTTGAAATGAAGATCTTTGACAAGTTGACTGATGTTGACTCTACTATTCATGTTACTCAATCCAAACTGAAAGAAACATCTCCTGTTAAAGATCAAACGTCAAACAAAGAGTGTCCAGCACCAATCTGCAAGGATATTTGTGAAATGAATTTAGTTGGCCGACCTATTCTTGAATCTATTGTCTCTGGAGACGATGAACTTGGAACTGATGTTGCTAATATAACTGGAGAACAGAAGCTGATACCGAACAGTGATTTTGAAATGCCCATGAGTGAGAATTTGGGCGATCCAAGTACCAGGGGTCCAGTGCCTTCCTACCACTTGGGAAATTTACAAGGAGCAGCAGAAAATAGCTTTGGGAGGAAGAGAAGCAGGGCCAAGAAGTCAACTTCTCATCAAAAGTCAGatatgaaaaatattgttgGGGCTTATCAAAATGCTTATGCATCTGACCAAGATATAGTCCGTAATGATTGTTCAAGTGATGCAACTACAAAGGTTGGTCGTATGCCAAAAACTGATGTGGATCCTATAAATGAAATTGGGAAAGAAGGCAAGTTGTCTGTTACTCAAGCTGCTGAGACATCCCTTCCTTCAGATAACAATAAAGCAACCGGGGCAACTAAAGAACAAGTTCTCTCAGCAAAAAGGGCATTGGATGACAAGGAGAACATTGAATCTGGAAATGCTAGCAGCATGAAGCGGAAGAAAAAGAGTCGGAAGAAATCTGCTGAAAAGATTCGTGATAAATTAGACGGAGAGGATGACATTATGGTGAACTGCCCTTCTTTACCTGCAGGGATTGGATCTACAACTGATCCTGTAACTGAGCAGAGTAAGAAAGGTGAAATTTTGTTTGATGCTGAAGTGCTGCATATTTGTCTAAATACAGAGGAGAAAGGGTCGCCTCATAACGAGGATCTGGTGCAAGCTCAATCTGCAACATGCAGATCTTCGGATTATGCCAAAGCAGAAATGACCATTAAGGAAGTGGAAACTATCTCGATGGCTCCCTTCGATGTGAAGGTTGCTGAAGGACATGGAAACTCTGGTCGaagtaagaagaaaaaaacaaaaatggaGGTTTCCActtatattaatgatgtttcaTGTGCCCCTTCATCAACGCAAGATCCTTCTGCTAATCCTTTCGTTGAAGGGTCTAATCAAGATAAAAATGCATTGTCTGCCAGCAAAAGAGAGGGAGCATCAGAACAAGTGTCAAAGAGTGCTTATACTGCAGGTTCTCATCACCAAGTTGAGAAGGCAACCTGCATTGAGGCAGAGCTTCCGTCGGTTGAGGAGAAGGGAAATGAGGTTGAACATTTGCTACTTAACCAGACGGATAAAAATCTGGAGATTTTGAGCATTGCAGAAAAGAGACTGAAAATGAAAACCAAAAAGAGCCAAAGTTCTAAGAAGAGCAAATCCATTTTGCCTTTTCAAGACCAGGAAGGCAGTCACAAAGACTTAGCAGCTTCAAATGATAATCTGGAAGATGAGAACCCTCTGCCAGAGCCAATGGAGATGGACGAGTCAGGTAAAAGTATTCATGTTGATCAGTATGGTGGTACCAAGTTGGAAAATCAGAGAAATTCTGGTATTCATTCCAACTTTGAGAGTTCTAGGGAAGATGTCGGAAATGCTGACTCGTTTCCAGTGCCATCTCATACTTTAACTAAGGGTGTGTTAGAGGAGATGCACGTACCTGACGTAAATACTGATAAGAGCGATGGCATTAACTTCAAGCAATATTTTGTTCCTGGTCAACAAGGAGAAGTTGCATCAAAGAAACCAATGAAATCAAACAGAGACACAAAAGCTAGCAGAAAATCGAAGGACGGTATGACTTCTAGAGGATTTTTGGAAGATATCTTGAAATCAAGAATTGAGGTGGCACTTCCGAATCGCTCAAGCGCTCAGGGAGATAAAACACTTGAAGAAGCTGGAAAGCTTGCAACTTATGATGCTCCTGCTTacaagaagaaaagtgaagaatcTACTGACAAATCTACGTCCAGCTCCAGCTCCAGCTCAAAAGGTTCTGACAAGTTCCCTGAGGACAATAGACGGCAAACAGGTTCAGAAATCCAAAGTTTGTCTACCAGAAATACAAAAGTGAGAACTGCAAACATTGAGGATTGTACACAACCAAAGAAAGGATTGCTTCCTAAATCAGGGCCTAAATTTGGGGATAGTAGATCGAGAAGGTATGACAGTAAAGAGGGTGGAAATTCTGATTCTACAACTGAGACTTCATCGAATTCATCTTCTTCCGGCAACTCAGTTGAAGAAAGTGAAATAAGTCAGGCTTCAACTCCAGAAG GAGCTAATGTTGCAAAAAGGAATGATGATGCTGGAAAGCGTAAGCTCAACTCAAA GTGA
- the LOC129880423 gene encoding uncharacterized protein LOC129880423 isoform X1: MKRRREGTDSDGATETEDMTSYKTVFIDTNLDTHLAVIISHSDTVSDIKKKIVLEHLRCFPEIRELKISSVKVKRKGHYYHLPDTMLVRSVFEGIKKGWFLSIDASRIQCPRNDQGLLCIEAENILPCDSFNEMDKHKVFVTTESHPAHESLASSSIVKQKEVAKVIGEFKSVKPPDNSQELSPRSGPVAKKRKLKHKEDVLNLPVTGTSTSNRGMDNDSECKIVGNDTTSTNSNEGERENINMKLVDVSAEPLINQCSDPSKVSKLGMKKSRMGRASAEVSGEKDELRGNTNNDTLGETSHSETVANKVKILGIKESSRGSTEFNHRDILKIAIPENSTAGKPIKEALAEETLGDQSVRTDTSHKKRKKSKKRKGEDSLTCHDEVASMVLGSTDKFEGTRGLEQKEGVEMKIFDKLTDVDSTIHVTQSKLKETSPVKDQTSNKECPAPICKDICEMNLVGRPILESIVSGDDELGTDVANITGEQKLIPNSDFEMPMSENLGDPSTRGPVPSYHLGNLQGAAENSFGRKRSRAKKSTSHQKSDMKNIVGAYQNAYASDQDIVRNDCSSDATTKVGRMPKTDVDPINEIGKEGKLSVTQAAETSLPSDNNKATGATKEQVLSAKRALDDKENIESGNASSMKRKKKSRKKSAEKIRDKLDGEDDIMVNCPSLPAGIGSTTDPVTEQSKKGEILFDAEVLHICLNTEEKGSPHNEDLVQAQSATCRSSDYAKAEMTIKEVETISMAPFDVKVAEGHGNSGRSKKKKTKMEVSTYINDVSCAPSSTQDPSANPFVEGSNQDKNALSASKREGASEQVSKSAYTAGSHHQVEKATCIEAELPSVEEKGNEVEHLLLNQTDKNLEILSIAEKRLKMKTKKSQSSKKSKSILPFQDQEGSHKDLAASNDNLEDENPLPEPMEMDESGKSIHVDQYGGTKLENQRNSGIHSNFESSREDVGNADSFPVPSHTLTKGVLEEMHVPDVNTDKSDGINFKQYFVPGQQGEVASKKPMKSNRDTKASRKSKDGMTSRGFLEDILKSRIEVALPNRSSAQGDKTLEEAGKLATYDAPAYKKKSEESTDKSTSSSSSSSKGSDKFPEDNRRQTGSEIQSLSTRNTKVRTANIEDCTQPKKGLLPKSGPKFGDSRSRRYDSKEGGNSDSTTETSSNSSSSGNSVEESEISQASTPEGANVAKRNDDAGKRKLNSNFLGEAISMEMILRSSSRFKKAKATAAQCEDEESLPVDVIPDSLAHTQSQ; this comes from the exons GACACTATGCTTGTTAGAAGTGTTTTTGAGGGTATCAAAAAGGGATGGTTCCTTTCTATTGATGCTTCTAGAATTCAATGCCCTCGAAATGACCAAGGATTACTTTGCATTGAAGCTGAAAATATTCTCCCCTGTGATTCATTCAATGAAATGGATAAACACAAGGTTTTTGTGACTACTGAATCTCACCCAGCTCATGAGAGCTTGGCATCTAGCTCCATCGTGAAACAGAAGGAAGTTGCCAAGGTCATTGGTGAATTCAAGAGTGTGAAGCCCCCAGATAATTCACAGGAACTTTCTCCCAGATCTGGTCCTGTGGCTAAGAAGCGTAAATTGAAGCACAAAGAAGATGTACTCAACCTTCCGGTAACAGGTACCAGCACTTCAAATCGTGGCATGGACAATGATTCTGAATGTAAAATTGTTGGGAATGATACTACTTCGACAAATTCAAATGAAGGAGAACGGGAAAATATAAACATGAAACTGGTAGATGTCAGTGCTGAACCTTTAATAAACCAATGTTCTGATCCCAGTAAGGTGTCAAAACTGGGAATGAAGAAAAGCAGGATGGGTAGGGCAAGTGCTGAAGTCTCTGGTGAGAAGGATGAGCTACGTGGAAATACGAACAATGATACACTTGGCGAAACATCACATTCTGAGACTGTTGCAAATAAAGTTAAGATTTTGGGTATCAAGGAAAGCAGTCGAGGTTCCACCGAGTTCAATCATAGGGATATCTTGAAGATCGCTATTCCAGAGAACTCCACAGCAGGTAAACCAATAAAGGAAGCTTTAGCAGAAGAAACGTTGGGGGACCAATCTGTGAGAACAGATACATCCcataagaagaggaagaagagcaaAAAAAGGAAGGGGGAGGACTCATTGACATGCCATGATGAGGTTGCCAGCATGGTTCTGGGTTCCACTGATAAATTTGAGGGAACTAGGGGATTAGAGCAAAAGGAAGGAGTTGAAATGAAGATCTTTGACAAGTTGACTGATGTTGACTCTACTATTCATGTTACTCAATCCAAACTGAAAGAAACATCTCCTGTTAAAGATCAAACGTCAAACAAAGAGTGTCCAGCACCAATCTGCAAGGATATTTGTGAAATGAATTTAGTTGGCCGACCTATTCTTGAATCTATTGTCTCTGGAGACGATGAACTTGGAACTGATGTTGCTAATATAACTGGAGAACAGAAGCTGATACCGAACAGTGATTTTGAAATGCCCATGAGTGAGAATTTGGGCGATCCAAGTACCAGGGGTCCAGTGCCTTCCTACCACTTGGGAAATTTACAAGGAGCAGCAGAAAATAGCTTTGGGAGGAAGAGAAGCAGGGCCAAGAAGTCAACTTCTCATCAAAAGTCAGatatgaaaaatattgttgGGGCTTATCAAAATGCTTATGCATCTGACCAAGATATAGTCCGTAATGATTGTTCAAGTGATGCAACTACAAAGGTTGGTCGTATGCCAAAAACTGATGTGGATCCTATAAATGAAATTGGGAAAGAAGGCAAGTTGTCTGTTACTCAAGCTGCTGAGACATCCCTTCCTTCAGATAACAATAAAGCAACCGGGGCAACTAAAGAACAAGTTCTCTCAGCAAAAAGGGCATTGGATGACAAGGAGAACATTGAATCTGGAAATGCTAGCAGCATGAAGCGGAAGAAAAAGAGTCGGAAGAAATCTGCTGAAAAGATTCGTGATAAATTAGACGGAGAGGATGACATTATGGTGAACTGCCCTTCTTTACCTGCAGGGATTGGATCTACAACTGATCCTGTAACTGAGCAGAGTAAGAAAGGTGAAATTTTGTTTGATGCTGAAGTGCTGCATATTTGTCTAAATACAGAGGAGAAAGGGTCGCCTCATAACGAGGATCTGGTGCAAGCTCAATCTGCAACATGCAGATCTTCGGATTATGCCAAAGCAGAAATGACCATTAAGGAAGTGGAAACTATCTCGATGGCTCCCTTCGATGTGAAGGTTGCTGAAGGACATGGAAACTCTGGTCGaagtaagaagaaaaaaacaaaaatggaGGTTTCCActtatattaatgatgtttcaTGTGCCCCTTCATCAACGCAAGATCCTTCTGCTAATCCTTTCGTTGAAGGGTCTAATCAAGATAAAAATGCATTGTCTGCCAGCAAAAGAGAGGGAGCATCAGAACAAGTGTCAAAGAGTGCTTATACTGCAGGTTCTCATCACCAAGTTGAGAAGGCAACCTGCATTGAGGCAGAGCTTCCGTCGGTTGAGGAGAAGGGAAATGAGGTTGAACATTTGCTACTTAACCAGACGGATAAAAATCTGGAGATTTTGAGCATTGCAGAAAAGAGACTGAAAATGAAAACCAAAAAGAGCCAAAGTTCTAAGAAGAGCAAATCCATTTTGCCTTTTCAAGACCAGGAAGGCAGTCACAAAGACTTAGCAGCTTCAAATGATAATCTGGAAGATGAGAACCCTCTGCCAGAGCCAATGGAGATGGACGAGTCAGGTAAAAGTATTCATGTTGATCAGTATGGTGGTACCAAGTTGGAAAATCAGAGAAATTCTGGTATTCATTCCAACTTTGAGAGTTCTAGGGAAGATGTCGGAAATGCTGACTCGTTTCCAGTGCCATCTCATACTTTAACTAAGGGTGTGTTAGAGGAGATGCACGTACCTGACGTAAATACTGATAAGAGCGATGGCATTAACTTCAAGCAATATTTTGTTCCTGGTCAACAAGGAGAAGTTGCATCAAAGAAACCAATGAAATCAAACAGAGACACAAAAGCTAGCAGAAAATCGAAGGACGGTATGACTTCTAGAGGATTTTTGGAAGATATCTTGAAATCAAGAATTGAGGTGGCACTTCCGAATCGCTCAAGCGCTCAGGGAGATAAAACACTTGAAGAAGCTGGAAAGCTTGCAACTTATGATGCTCCTGCTTacaagaagaaaagtgaagaatcTACTGACAAATCTACGTCCAGCTCCAGCTCCAGCTCAAAAGGTTCTGACAAGTTCCCTGAGGACAATAGACGGCAAACAGGTTCAGAAATCCAAAGTTTGTCTACCAGAAATACAAAAGTGAGAACTGCAAACATTGAGGATTGTACACAACCAAAGAAAGGATTGCTTCCTAAATCAGGGCCTAAATTTGGGGATAGTAGATCGAGAAGGTATGACAGTAAAGAGGGTGGAAATTCTGATTCTACAACTGAGACTTCATCGAATTCATCTTCTTCCGGCAACTCAGTTGAAGAAAGTGAAATAAGTCAGGCTTCAACTCCAGAAG GAGCTAATGTTGCAAAAAGGAATGATGATGCTGGAAAGCGTAAGCTCAACTCAAA CTTTTTAGGTGAGGCCATAAGCATGGAGATGATTCTGAGAAGCTCTAGCCGTTTCAAGAAGGCGAAGGCTACGGCAGCTCAatgtgaagatgaagaaagtctGCCTGTTGATGTTATCCCTGATAGTCTAGCACACACTCAGAGTCAGTAA